One window of Triticum dicoccoides isolate Atlit2015 ecotype Zavitan chromosome 5A, WEW_v2.0, whole genome shotgun sequence genomic DNA carries:
- the LOC119297607 gene encoding uncharacterized protein LOC119297607, with product MEKARRPQVPAFGEWNYYYHYDEPEAAWYAMPEPQACSDVWFKYSPPPRKPAPTPKKQQARRRRPAGCDGVSGARQSARPSLDAAATAKGVASRRVVRPVDADLYQVPPPEFTPNRRPVKVAQQRRSLWMMGCLGCVA from the exons ATGGAG AAGGCGAGGAGGCCTCAGGTGCCGGCGTTCGGGGAGTGGAACTACTACTACCACTACGACGAGCCGGAGGCGGCGTGGTACGCCATGCCGGAGCCGCAGGCCTGCAGCGACGTGTGGTTCAAGTACTCGCCGCCCCCGCGCAAGCCCGCGCCCACGCCCAAGAAGCagcaggcgaggaggaggcggccggcgggcTGCGACGGCGTGTCCGGGGCGCGTCAGAGCGCGAGGCCGTCCTTGGACGCTGCTGCAACGGCCAAGGGCGTCGCCTCCAGGCGGGTGGTGCGGCCGGTCGACGCGGACCTGTACCAGGTGCCGCCGCCGGAGTTCACCCCCAACCGGCGGCCAGTTAAG GTTGCGCAGCAGAGGAGGAGCCTGTGGATGATGGGCTGCCTGGGCTGCGTCGCCTGA